The Stigmatella aurantiaca DW4/3-1 genome contains the following window.
GTCGATCAAGGCGGCATGGACATCCGGTGCCATGCGCTGGGCCTCGCCGCACACATAGAGGTGGGCGCCTGCCTCCAGCCAGGCGTAGACATCCCGTCCCGCCTCGCGCAGGCGCTGCTGGACATAGATCTTCTCCGCCTGATCGCGCGAGAAGGCCAGGGAGATCCGGTGCAGCGCTCCCTTCTTCAACGCCTCCTGCCACTCCGTCTGGTAGAGGAACTGGCTGCGGAAGTGCTGCTCCCCGAAGAAGAGCCAGTTGCGGCCCTTGCCACCGGTCTCGGCGCGCTCCTGGAGGAAGGCGCGGAAGGGGGCCACGCCTGTTCCCGGGCCAATCATGATGATGTCCCGGCCGGTCTCTTGCGGGAGCCGGAACCGATCGTTGTGCTCGACGAAGACCCGGGCCGTGCCCTCGCTGGTGCCACGGGTGGCCAGGTGGTACGAGGCGGCCCCCTGGTGGGGAGTGCCGAAGGCGACGTAGTCCACCACCGCCACCGTCAGGTGGGCCTCCGCGCCCACCCGCTTCTGGCTGGAGGCGATCGAGTACATCCGGGGCGTCAGCCGGCGCAGCGCGCGGACCAACTCCTGCGCGTTCCAGGCCGCGGGCCAGGCCCGCAGCACATCGATGATCTGGTGGCTGGCCAGCAGCGCCCGGAATTTCTCTCCCCCGCCGGGGGCGAGAATGGCTTGCAGGTCCGCGTTCCCCGAAAGGGTGGCGTGCCGCTCCAGGAACGGGCGGCTCAGGCGGGTCAGCTCCAGCTCCGTCTCCAGCCATTGCTTCAGCGGCAGGGTACGCCCGTCGCGGGTCAACTCGGCCGAACCCTCGAGCCGGAGCTCGGACAGGAAGGCCTCCACCAGGGCGGGAGGGTTCTCGGGCCAGATGCCGAGTGAGTCTCCTGGCTCGTAGCTCAGGCCCGAGTCGCCCAGGGACAGCTCGATGTGCCGCACGTCCTTCAGCGCGCCCCGTCCCGTGATGCGCTGGTTGGTGAGCACCTCGGCGGTGTAGGGCGCGTCCCGGCCAAAGGCCGGTGCCGCCGCCGGGCTGTTCCGGGGAAGCATGACCACGGAGCCCGTGTCCTGGGGGACCAGAGCCTCTTTCGCCTTGGCCACGGCCTGGTCGAGCCAGCCCGCCGCGACGGGCTCGAAGTCCACGTCGCAGTCGGCCCGCTCCACCCACCGCTTGGCGCCGAGTTCCGTCAGGCGCGCGTCGAGCGCCCGGCTGACCTCGCAGTACTTGGGGTAGCTGGTGTCGCCCAGCCCCAGCACCGCGAAGCGGAGCTGCTCGAGCCGGGGGGCGCGCTTGCTCGAGATGAAATCCACGAAGCCTCGCGCATCGTCCGGTGGATCTCCGTCGCCCTGGGTGCTGATGACCACATAGAGCAGGCGCTCCTTCTGGATCTCCCGGACCGGGTACTCCCCGGTGCGCAAGAGGCGCGTCTTGAGCCCCGAGGCCTCCGCCTGACGCTGGAGGCGCTCGGCCAGCAGCCGGCTGTTTCCCGTCTGAGTGCCGTAGACGATGGTGAGCACCGTCTCCGGGACGGCCTGGGGCGCGGGCGTGGGGACAGCGGTGGGCGCCGACAGGGGCGCGCGCGCGGCCAGGCCCGCGATGTAGCCGCTCAGCCACTGGAGCGTCTGGGCGTCGAGCCCATCGAGGGCCCGGTGCAGCGAGGCGCTTCGCTCTTCTCCCAGCAGCGTGTTCACGAAGGGCGAGGTTCCAGGGGCCGGGGGGGAGGCCAGCCGGCTCACCCCGGTGTTCGAGGATGCGCTCATGGGTGGTGACGCTCCTGCGCCGAGAGGATCTGCTTCACCCAGCCATCCAGGTCCGCCGAGGGTTCCAGGGCGAGTCCGTGGTCCCGGAGGTTGCGCCGGGCCTGAGGGGCGGTGGTGTGGAAGAGGACGAAGAGGCCCGTCTCCGCCAGGGCCAGGGCCACCTCGGTGTCGCCGCGGACGACCGAGACGTGCCGTCCGAGATCAAAGAGGCGGCGCTCCAACTGGAAGGCCCGCTCCTCGGCGTCCGGCGCATCGGGCAACAGGAAGACGCCTCCTGGCTGGCCCAGGCGCGCGCGCCGCTCCTCGGCCGTGATGAGGGAGCCCACCTGGGCGCGTCCCGCGCGGGCCCCCGCGGGCCCCAGAATCATCCCGGCGGCGACCGTGTCGTGCGTGAGCGCGTCGATGACGATGAAGGATCCGGTGCGGCGGTTGACCCGGTAGGAATCGCAGAGCAGCGGCCGTTTGCACACCAGGTGCACCTTGCCGATGTCGTTGAGCGACAGCGACTCCGCGGGAACCTCGGAGAGGTTCTCGAGATCCATGCGCCAGAGCACTTGCTCGATGGTGGTGGGCACCGTGCGGGTCGTGTGCTTCACCAGGTACCGGCGGCTCCGGTCCAGGGGCTGCTCCCCGAACCACACCAGCATGGCCTCCAACTGGTGGAGGACGGCGGGCGGCTGCTCGAGGTGGGTGATGACGTCGCCCCGGCTGATGTCCACCTCGTCGGCGAGCCGCAGGGTGACCGAGTGGGGGGCACCCTGTTGCTCCTGGCTCCCCTCGAAGGTGTCGATGGCGGTCACGCGGGTGCGCCGCTGGGAGGGCAGGACCATGACCTCATCGCCCACCCGGACGGAGCCCGAGGCGATCTGTCCGGCGAAGCCCCGGTAGTTCTGGTGCGGACGCAGCACGTACTGGACAGGGAAGCGCAGCGGGGCCGCATCCAGGTGGCGCTGGTGGGGAAGGGACTCCAGCCACGCCAGGAGCGTGCCCCCCTCGTGCCAGGGCGTCCGGGTGCTCGCCTGGGTGATGTTGTCTCCCTGGCGGGCGCTGACGGGAAAGAGGCGGATCTGGGTGAAGCCGAGCGGCCGCGCGAAATCGGCGAGCTCGCGGCCGATGCGCTCGAAGACGGCACGGTCGAAATCCACCATGTCCATCTTGTTCACCGCCACCGCCAGGTACGGAATGCC
Protein-coding sequences here:
- a CDS encoding assimilatory sulfite reductase (NADPH) flavoprotein subunit; the protein is MSASSNTGVSRLASPPAPGTSPFVNTLLGEERSASLHRALDGLDAQTLQWLSGYIAGLAARAPLSAPTAVPTPAPQAVPETVLTIVYGTQTGNSRLLAERLQRQAEASGLKTRLLRTGEYPVREIQKERLLYVVISTQGDGDPPDDARGFVDFISSKRAPRLEQLRFAVLGLGDTSYPKYCEVSRALDARLTELGAKRWVERADCDVDFEPVAAGWLDQAVAKAKEALVPQDTGSVVMLPRNSPAAAPAFGRDAPYTAEVLTNQRITGRGALKDVRHIELSLGDSGLSYEPGDSLGIWPENPPALVEAFLSELRLEGSAELTRDGRTLPLKQWLETELELTRLSRPFLERHATLSGNADLQAILAPGGGEKFRALLASHQIIDVLRAWPAAWNAQELVRALRRLTPRMYSIASSQKRVGAEAHLTVAVVDYVAFGTPHQGAASYHLATRGTSEGTARVFVEHNDRFRLPQETGRDIIMIGPGTGVAPFRAFLQERAETGGKGRNWLFFGEQHFRSQFLYQTEWQEALKKGALHRISLAFSRDQAEKIYVQQRLREAGRDVYAWLEAGAHLYVCGEAQRMAPDVHAALIDIITTHGGRSREDAEAWLQTLREQQRYQRDIY
- a CDS encoding sulfate adenylyltransferase subunit 1; amino-acid sequence: MNTSLQPITDVSVFLAAHADKELLRLVVVGSVDDGKSTLIGRLLYECDGLFEDQISAVRRATAKRAAAAEATNGAVGTLTQGLQNAAAGPIPGEDIDFSLFTDGLRAEREQGITIDVAYRYFSTPRRKVIVADTPGHIQYTRNMATGASTADAAVILADARLGVLPQTRRHAYIASLLGIPYLAVAVNKMDMVDFDRAVFERIGRELADFARPLGFTQIRLFPVSARQGDNITQASTRTPWHEGGTLLAWLESLPHQRHLDAAPLRFPVQYVLRPHQNYRGFAGQIASGSVRVGDEVMVLPSQRRTRVTAIDTFEGSQEQQGAPHSVTLRLADEVDISRGDVITHLEQPPAVLHQLEAMLVWFGEQPLDRSRRYLVKHTTRTVPTTIEQVLWRMDLENLSEVPAESLSLNDIGKVHLVCKRPLLCDSYRVNRRTGSFIVIDALTHDTVAAGMILGPAGARAGRAQVGSLITAEERRARLGQPGGVFLLPDAPDAEERAFQLERRLFDLGRHVSVVRGDTEVALALAETGLFVLFHTTAPQARRNLRDHGLALEPSADLDGWVKQILSAQERHHP